A part of Fibrobacter sp. genomic DNA contains:
- a CDS encoding PhoH family protein — protein sequence MNFSGQEIIRDRNNKPIYTKTPGQDLLVDTIRNNDIIFVNGPSGTGKTAIATWIGINGLDDGIYEHLILTRPVVSGGEELGFLPGGLDEKIAPYMQPLYDAISTIKGRREKPEEQVKQMPVLSAKEKKEKRKSKKTEEIHTSNNDFYSKVQVCPLAFIRGSTLSKSYIVCDEFQNTSIMQMKMMLTRLGKDSKMIICGDKNQCDLPSRMTSGFGHAQDLLKGVPRVGFVNLGVDDIVRHKLIKEIILRYEVPDYKKNSAYKSDSASAAYYKTPTHTWERDPEGVDFDPVDDEDFDDGMDYCPECGGCGVDDYNKPCKLCGGKGLLPLTQPTEP from the coding sequence ATGAATTTTAGCGGCCAAGAAATCATTCGTGATAGAAACAACAAACCGATCTACACTAAAACGCCGGGGCAAGACCTTCTAGTTGATACAATCCGAAATAACGACATTATCTTTGTCAACGGTCCATCCGGAACCGGTAAGACAGCTATTGCCACATGGATTGGCATCAACGGCCTTGACGACGGCATATATGAACACCTTATTTTGACACGCCCGGTTGTATCCGGCGGTGAGGAACTTGGATTCCTGCCCGGCGGTCTTGATGAAAAGATAGCACCGTACATGCAGCCATTGTATGACGCAATATCAACGATCAAGGGACGCCGTGAAAAACCGGAAGAACAGGTAAAACAGATGCCGGTACTATCCGCCAAGGAAAAGAAGGAAAAACGTAAGTCAAAGAAGACTGAGGAAATCCACACATCGAATAACGATTTCTACTCTAAGGTACAGGTATGCCCACTGGCATTTATTCGTGGATCGACGCTGTCAAAGTCATACATCGTGTGCGATGAATTCCAGAATACAAGCATCATGCAAATGAAGATGATGCTTACACGTCTCGGTAAGGATTCCAAGATGATCATTTGTGGCGACAAGAACCAATGCGACCTTCCGTCACGCATGACATCCGGTTTCGGCCATGCGCAAGACCTACTGAAGGGAGTCCCCCGTGTAGGCTTCGTTAACCTTGGCGTGGACGACATCGTCCGTCATAAGCTGATCAAGGAAATCATCCTTCGCTATGAGGTACCCGATTACAAAAAGAACTCAGCGTATAAGAGCGATTCCGCATCAGCAGCCTACTACAAGACCCCTACACACACATGGGAACGTGACCCAGAAGGTGTCGATTTCGACCCCGTCGACGATGAGGATTTCGATGACGGCATGGACTATTGTCCCGAATGTGGCGGGTGTGGCGTAGACGACTACAACAAGCCATGCAAGCTATGTGGTGGAAAGGGATTACTCCCATTGACCCAGCCGACTGAACCTTAA
- a CDS encoding transposase: MMLKAYKYRLYPTKTQEVLLSKHFGCARYIYNYGLERKIKSYSETKKSVSRFTIQADLPKLKKAEATKWLTEVNSLSLQAALLNLDMAFTRFFKERKGFPKFKAKHDNHQSFQVPQNTKVDYEAKRVYLPKFKEGIKCRFDRHFKGKIKTSTISRTPTGKYFISILVETEDTIPNKVPIDENKAVGVDLGIKTFATLSDGTEIQNPKYLKKALKRLKRLQRSVSRKKKGSNSRKKAVKLLARQYEKVTNKRKDFLHKTSKYLIDHYDTICLETLSASNMLKNHRLAQALSDISIGTFNVYMDYKAEWYGKNIIRIGRFEPSSKMCSCGHVHRGLKLSDRVWTCPACGAVNQRDLLAARNIKKFAFKLNNTARTAEIYAEDSMHPVRGAASEIIHADVVETHTSLACG; this comes from the coding sequence ATGATGTTGAAGGCGTACAAATATCGGCTCTATCCGACAAAGACACAAGAAGTGCTGCTATCCAAGCACTTTGGGTGTGCCCGATACATCTACAACTACGGGCTTGAACGGAAAATAAAGTCCTATTCCGAAACCAAGAAAAGTGTGTCACGCTTCACCATACAAGCCGACCTGCCGAAGTTGAAGAAAGCCGAGGCAACCAAGTGGCTCACCGAAGTCAATTCACTTTCTTTACAAGCAGCCCTGCTGAACTTGGATATGGCGTTTACACGATTCTTCAAAGAGCGGAAAGGCTTCCCGAAGTTCAAGGCGAAGCACGACAATCATCAGTCCTTCCAAGTTCCGCAGAACACCAAAGTGGACTACGAAGCCAAGCGGGTGTATCTGCCGAAGTTCAAGGAAGGTATCAAATGCAGATTCGATAGACATTTCAAAGGAAAGATTAAGACAAGCACAATAAGTAGGACACCCACGGGCAAGTATTTCATATCCATTCTTGTGGAAACTGAAGACACCATTCCTAACAAAGTACCGATAGACGAGAACAAAGCGGTCGGTGTGGACTTGGGCATCAAGACGTTTGCTACCTTGAGTGACGGAACCGAAATACAGAACCCCAAATACTTGAAGAAAGCCTTGAAGCGGTTGAAACGCTTGCAACGCTCTGTTTCTCGCAAGAAGAAGGGCAGCAACAGCCGAAAGAAAGCGGTCAAGTTGCTCGCCCGTCAGTACGAGAAGGTTACGAATAAGCGTAAGGATTTCCTGCACAAGACTAGCAAGTATTTGATAGACCACTACGACACTATCTGTCTTGAAACACTCTCCGCAAGCAATATGCTCAAAAACCATAGGCTTGCACAAGCGTTGTCCGACATAAGCATTGGAACGTTCAATGTCTATATGGACTACAAGGCAGAATGGTATGGTAAGAACATTATCCGTATAGGTAGGTTTGAGCCGTCTAGCAAGATGTGTTCTTGCGGTCACGTACACAGGGGGCTTAAACTGTCCGACCGTGTATGGACCTGTCCCGCTTGTGGTGCTGTAAACCAGCGTGACCTTCTTGCTGCACGGAACATCAAGAAGTTCGCATTCAAGTTAAACAATACGGCTCGGACAGCCGAAATTTACGCCGAGGATTCTATGCACCCCGTTAGGGGAGCAGCCTCGGAAATCATACACGCTGATGTTGTGGAAACCCACACGTCTTTAGCGTGTGGGTAG
- a CDS encoding glycosyltransferase — protein sequence MKISLAIPNHNQFDMIQNTIERLGTQTLQYSHLFIMSDATPVDTQGLPENIIPINNGEINSGRCGNRNSVIKPFLESGDDILVFIDGDCYPKSDLFIDEYAALATKYDLIFCMREHTPIDNIKKPASDLLTANMDQLWEHRPIDYTDLRVASGAVEAWNDTNDFAERVDLMLTGMIGWSCNFGITRKGLLKYLSFMQRTYGYSELFDSKAFRHGWGYEDVAMGIDAMYAGLNIGVTENPIVCHRSHERSDGLFDHVKGRHMIMDRYRELQARLERWHHLRERIFTIAIAGIALVAEAFLLQM from the coding sequence ATGAAAATATCGTTAGCAATTCCAAACCATAATCAATTTGACATGATCCAGAATACCATAGAACGTCTGGGTACACAAACATTACAATATTCCCACCTGTTCATCATGTCGGACGCTACACCGGTGGATACACAAGGTTTGCCCGAAAACATCATACCAATCAATAATGGGGAGATTAATTCAGGCCGTTGCGGAAACCGAAATTCAGTCATCAAGCCGTTCTTGGAATCTGGTGACGATATTCTTGTATTTATTGATGGGGACTGCTACCCGAAAAGCGATCTGTTCATTGACGAATATGCGGCGCTGGCCACAAAATACGACCTCATATTCTGCATGAGGGAACATACCCCGATTGACAACATCAAGAAGCCTGCGTCCGACCTACTTACGGCAAACATGGATCAACTGTGGGAACACAGACCCATAGATTACACCGACCTCCGTGTTGCATCAGGCGCAGTAGAGGCATGGAACGATACTAATGACTTCGCAGAACGAGTAGACCTGATGCTAACAGGAATGATCGGGTGGAGCTGTAACTTCGGGATTACCCGTAAAGGACTACTAAAATATTTATCGTTCATGCAACGCACCTATGGATACTCGGAGTTGTTTGATTCCAAGGCGTTCCGCCATGGATGGGGATATGAAGACGTGGCCATGGGGATAGACGCAATGTACGCCGGTTTGAATATAGGCGTGACCGAAAACCCGATAGTATGCCATCGGTCGCATGAACGCAGCGACGGACTATTTGACCATGTAAAGGGGCGTCACATGATCATGGATAGATATAGGGAACTGCAGGCAAGACTGGAACGCTGGCATCATTTAAGGGAACGTATTTTTACTATTGCTATAGCCGGAATAGCCCTAGTGGCCGAGGCATTTTTACTTCAGATGTGA
- a CDS encoding histidine phosphatase family protein — protein sequence MIRYDGHYIRVSGQFAKLPKPEPEHLPPEPLPGFALDEFNYIQTVYQSLEPDDRVVFLMRHSERPSDTSSAAELTDAGKEYALAVGESMQGGIAQVNDVIYGSTSTMRTRQTAQYFAMGRGDTDYTTLDSIDLTHKDNIAGSLFTNSVTSWPLVSKYSINYDSLSESDKAKFNDKDTVALQLISDLYDALGTKKMGVFVSHDFLMVPIAGWVSQSQVDLEFNDSGKQNWIAYMAGVAIVWRAEHTYVTPIYSIVRPEGTNGYKGIMHGYGNIMDS from the coding sequence ATGATACGGTATGACGGGCATTATATTCGGGTATCTGGACAATTTGCAAAACTGCCGAAACCTGAACCGGAACATCTTCCACCGGAACCGCTTCCGGGGTTTGCCTTGGATGAGTTCAACTATATACAGACGGTGTACCAGTCACTTGAACCGGACGACCGTGTCGTATTCCTGATGCGTCATTCGGAACGTCCATCTGACACCAGCTCTGCTGCTGAATTGACCGATGCAGGTAAAGAATATGCACTTGCCGTAGGTGAATCCATGCAGGGTGGCATTGCACAGGTAAACGACGTAATTTACGGGTCTACGAGTACAATGAGGACTAGGCAGACCGCACAGTATTTTGCCATGGGCCGTGGGGATACTGATTATACTACTCTGGATAGTATTGATTTGACACATAAGGACAATATAGCTGGTAGTCTGTTTACTAACAGTGTGACTAGCTGGCCTCTGGTATCGAAGTATTCGATTAATTATGACAGTTTGTCAGAATCGGACAAGGCTAAATTCAATGATAAGGATACTGTGGCATTACAGCTGATTTCCGATCTGTATGACGCACTTGGCACTAAGAAGATGGGTGTGTTTGTATCGCATGATTTTCTAATGGTGCCGATCGCCGGGTGGGTATCCCAGTCACAAGTCGATCTTGAGTTCAACGACAGTGGAAAACAGAATTGGATAGCGTATATGGCCGGCGTAGCCATCGTTTGGCGAGCAGAGCATACCTATGTTACCCCTATATATTCTATCGTGCGCCCTGAGGGGACAAATGGATATAAGGGTATAATGCACGGGTATGGTAACATTATGGATTCTTGA